ATATAAATCCTCAAATAAAATAACAAACAATGGAGTTATAACACTACCACAACAGATTATTATCTCGACACCTTCATACAAACTCAACTGCATTGGCAAGTATTTTCTATCTTTTTCATGAAAGGTCTCTTTCAACTTTCTATTTTTAGACACTGAACCACCAGGCTCTTTGTTGATGTTGACAATACATAAGTTCCTCAATATATCTTTACGGTCAATTTTTCCAAACACCTCAACAACCTCTCTAAACGACAGATTCTCTTCTAAATGTAACAGACCATACGCCCATTCTGATAAAACTTGCCAAGTTTCTTGTCTGCCACCTTTGTTCAACTCATGTCTTAAATCAAAACGATTTCCAGCATTCGCTTCTTTCAGCACAAACAAGATCTTTCGGTTTACAGCATTCCAGCATTCTTCATTAACCAATCCGTCCATAACAAAAGGAGCAATATACGAAGAGCTCCAGTCATCAAACAACTTATTTTCCAAATCCCTTATCGACATATTTAATGCATTTATTTTATTCTTCCTTCAAATCTTCATTACGCATCCCCTTCAACCAGTTCTCGCGCAACACATAATACTTCTGCTTCCCTCTCCCCAGCCAGGTCAGCTTGCCCTGCTCGTTCAGCTTTTTCAAATCCTTCAGTGCCTGGTAACGGCTGCAATGGTTGAACAACATACAATCGGTGGAAGAGACCAGTCGCTCCTTTTTTAATTTGGACAGGATGTTATCCAGCCGTTCTTTTTCTGCGATCTCTTTGCGTTTCGGAAGGACGGCACGGACAAGAGGCATCACTTTCAACTTATGTTTCAAGTCCGGAGAAGTACGGTAGACAACATTGTTGAAACTGATCGATTCGGCACGGATTTGTTTAGGGTCAGTGATACCTTTCGGGGTCTTTAGTGTCACAGAGAAGTTACCGACGCCTTCGATATCAACCGTCTCACCCTCACGCAGATGGTAATGCAACTGTTCGGACAAAGCCCTGATAACCCCTTTTACGTCACCTGAAGTGAATGTCGACCGTCCGGCTATCTCTTCAGCCAACTGGTCGGTCGTGATCTTACCACCGGAGACGACTTTGGCATACAGCGAACCTGTTTCTCCCGTTTCCCGGTTCGGTGGATTCTTATAAAACGTATATTTAGCACACATATACAGTAGATTTAAGTTTTAAGTCCTTATTATTTAGTTCGAAAGATAGCAATAATTTTTCTTTTTCACAAGCATAAAATCAATTTTGAGCTAGCTAAAAATCAAATTCGAGCATGCTGAAAATTGATTTCGAGCTTGCTCAAAAGTAAAAAAATAAGGGAGAAAAATAATAGTTATTCGTATGTTTTGAGTTAGAATATAGGAAAGAAAACACTAAATTTACCCGATAAACCAGAAACAACATATAAATATGCTAATTATATTAACGTCGGCAAAAACAATGACCGGTACTTCCAAGATAAAAGCGCCCGCAGGGACAACACCCCGTTTCACACAGGAAGCGACGGAAATAGCCCTGAATATGGCACAGTTCTCTGCCGATGAACTGAAAAAGATATTGAAGCTCAACCCCAAGCTGGCGCTGGAGAATTACAACCGGTTCCAGGAATTCCATACGGAAGAAGTGCATCCGCTACAGGCGTTGCTGGCATACACGGGCGTTGTTTTCAAGAATATCAACCCGAAGGACTTTTCGGAAGAAGATTTTCTGTACGCCAACGACCATCTGCGGATCGCTTCCATCTGCTACGGCCTGCTCCGTCCGCTCGACCTGATCAAGCCTTACCGGATGGAATATGAAGTGAAACTGCCGGAACTGGGCGAAGGGAATATGTATAATTACTGGCGTCCGCGTCAGACCCAGCTGCTGATCGATGAAGTGAAAAAGAACGGTAATATCCTGATGAACCTTGCCAGCCAGGAGATACAGGGAGCCTACAATTGGAAAGAGGTGGAAAAAGCCGTCCGCATCATCACGCCGGAGTTCAAGGTTTGGAAAGACGGAAAAGCACAAACAATTGTCATTTACACGAAAATGGCACGCGGACAAATGACCCGGTATATGCTGAAAAACCGGATCACTGATCCTGAAGAGCTCAAACAATTCTCCTGGGAAGGGTTTACTTATGACGAGAGCTTGTCAGAAGGGGATAATTGGGTTTTCCTGCAAAGCTAAATACAAAAGATTGCCCTTCCACTCAATAATTCAGGAAGAGAAACGTTATATTTACGTTCCTTTTTTAAACGACTTATGAAATGAAAAAGACCTGTTTACTATTACTCTTGCTCGTCGGGATAATCTATATACATGAAGGTTTCCGGATTATCAGCGACGATATGCCGGTGAAAAGTACCACCAAAGGTTCCCTATCGGACATTGCCGACGAGGTGATAGCCATTCCGCTGGAAACGAAATCGGACTGCCGGCTGAAATATGCCACACAGATCAAACGCGACAGGAATGAATTGTTCCTGGTTAGCAACGGGCAGCTTTATCATTTCGACTGCTCCGGCAAGTTCGTCAACCGCATTACCAGCAACCAGCATTTCCCCGTTGCCGATTACGTCATCAATCCGCTCGAAAGACAACTGATCGTCATGGATAACGAGGAAAATGTTTATTACTACGATTACGACGGAACGTTGCTGGAAAGGAAAAGCCTTGCCGGAATCAATCCGCTGAAAGCCCCTACCCGCCTGATGTATTACGACCGCCATATCTGGCTGACAGCACAAGCATTGTCACCCTCCAAAGAAGATGCCGACACACAATGCATGGACCAGTGGCTTTACAAATTCGATACGACACTCAACCTGCAGGACGCACGTAAACTGACGGCTGCCGACCTGGGACGTTTCTATCTCGGCACCTGCTTCTCCACGGAGCTTTCTGTTGCCGACGGTAATGTGTATGCCTATTCACCCTCCACGCAACCGGACGAATTACTGGCCGATACACTTTATCTGATCAGCCGGAACCAGCTGAATATCCATAATGATTATTCCTCGATCCTGCCGTTGTGCATTGCCGGACGTTACCTGGTTTCCACTTATTCGAATGCAGCTGACGAAGAAGAGAATTACACGTTCTGTTACGACCGCCGCGAAGAATATGCTTATAATGTAACAGGCGGTTTCGAAGATAATTTCTATCATACGGGAAGAGTACCCGATTTGAAGGCGTTGGATGTTTACAACAGTTCTTTCTGTTACTGCCGATCGGGGGAAGAAGTGAAAAACGCATTTCCGGATCGTACGGAAGAAGATAATCCGGTTCTGTTTATCGTCCGGATGAAGGCATAATGAAAGACCAGGCATTTACCTTCCTAAAATGAATGATGAAGGCAAATACCTGGTCAAAATTTATTCAGGATCAGAATAATCTGCCACAGAAGCGTACTTTCATTACCGGATAAACAGTCAGTTTATCCATAATCTTTGTAAAGCTATCATCTCCATCCGTAAAAGCGTCACCCAAGTCACCGGCACTTGAATAAAGTTTAGGTGAACCATGGAACTGTACACCCAGTTCAAACTGCACACCGATACGATTTTTAGGTACAGCACGCCCGAAGCCCACACCGACATAAGGACGGAATCCATTCACTTTCAGCCCACCGGAAACATTACCATTCTTATCCACCGGAATAGTCTGGTCGCCGATAACGATTCCGGCAAAACCTTCATGCTGCACGTACTCAGCCAGTTCATCACTATGTCCGTCTATCTTCAGCAACTTAGAACCACCGAAATAAGCACCGGCAGTCACAAAGAAAGAGGAAGCATTAGGGAACGGATAAAAATTGACCAGCAATTCACCGGAAGCACGCTTTGTGCTACCTGTCATATCAAGAGAACGCACCTCAGGTTTCGAATTAACACCTTCATCCACAGCAACCAGGTCTACATCCACATCTGTATTAATGTGAATACCCGGCATGATTGAAACACCTCCGCGAATAGCAAAATAAGGCGTGACAGGAGTTGCCACATCGACACCGATACCTATCGTACCGGCACTTACACCTACCGAAAGAGAGTTGAAAATTCCCAGTTCCTTCTGAGCGGAAACGGGATTAAACAATACGTTCAGGCATACGAATGCCCAAAGGAAAATCACCTTTTTCATACTAATAGAGTTTAATATTGTATACTAGTTCTGAGTTTACTGCTATATACCAGTCAGTCCGCGAAAGTACGAAAAAAGGGAATGACATAAAAAAAGTGGTGCATGAATTACTCCTGCACCACTTCCTTTTAACATATCGGATAGAATTTTATTCTTCGTCTTCGCTCAGATCTTCCTTCATATTATGGAAAACATTCTGAACGTCATCGTCTTCTTCCAGCTTTTCGATCAGCTTATCCAGTGCTTCACGCTGTTCGGCAGTCACTTCTTTCAAGTCGTTCGGGATACGGACAAACTCGCTGCTTGTGATCTCAAAGCCATTCTCTTCAAGATATTTCTGAATAGCCGAGTTCTGTGCAAACTCGCCGTAGATAACCACTTCTTCTTCGTCCTCATCTACTTCATCCACACCATAGTCGATCAGTTCGAGTTCCAGGTCTTCCAGTGAAATGCCTTCCTTCTTCGCAATATGGAATACGCACTTATGGTCGAACAGAAATTCAAGGCTACCGCTTGTACCCAGCGAACCACCGTGTTTATTGAAATAGCTACGCACGTTTGCAACCGTACGGGTAGTGTTATCAGTCGCTGTTTCCACGAAGATAGCGATACCATACGGGCCGTATCCTTCATAGTTCATTTCCTTATAACCGGTGAAGTCTTTTTCTACAGCACGTTTAATGGCACGTTCAACATTGTCCTTCGGCATGTTCTCCTTCTTCGCGTTCTGCATCAATGCACGCAAGTGGGGATTGTTTTCCGGATCAGGACCGCCCGCTTTCGCTGCAATAGTGATTTCCTTACCCAGTTTCGTGAATACGCGGGCCATATTGCCCCAACGTTTAAATTTTCTTGCTTTACGGAACTCAAACGCTCTTCCCATATTATATGAATGTTTTTATTGTTATAAATGAATCATTATCTCAATGATGCGCCCAGTTTGTCTTCCAGGTTCTTCCGGATCTTCTGCATGATCGCATCGATTTGTTTGTCGTTCAATGTCTTTGTCTCATCCTGCAGGAAGAAACTTACGGCATACGATTTCTTTCCTGCCGGCAGGTTCTTGCCTTCGTAAACGTCGAACAGGGAGATATCCTTCAGAAGCTTACGCTCACTGTCGCGGGCAATCTTCTCGATTTCGGCAAATTGTACCGACTTGTCAAGCAACAACGCCAAGTCACGTTTTACTGCCGGGAACTTAGATATCTCAGAGAAAGTAACCTTGCTCTTCTTCGTTTCTTTCATCAGCAGTGTCCAGGATAATTCGGCAAAATATACGTCAAAGTCAATATCCATCGCCTTGCATATCTTACGGCTGACAATACCGAAAGTACCCAGCTCGCGTCCTGAACCGGTCGTGATACTGATACCTGACGAATAGATATCGTTGCTCAGGTTTCCGAAGATCACTTTCTTTCTGTCGACACCCAGGCGTGCCAGGATGTTTTCAACATAAGCCTTCAGTTCGTATACGCTGGATTTCTCGTCGGCATGTGCCCAACTATTCTCTACACGGTTACCGCAAACCCATAATCCCAAACGATAGTCTTCCGAGAACTCAGCCAAAGTTGCGTCTTCGCGTTTCTTTTCAACATTATAATCGTAGCAGTTTCCGAATTCGAAGAAACGGATATTGCCGTTCTTACGTTTCGCATTGTGTTCGATACTTTCCAGACCGCCGAACAACAACGTCTGACGCATACCGTTCAGGTCTGCACTTAACGGGTTCATCAGCATGACGCAATGAGAAACCGGATAAGTAGTCAGTTCGTCGTAATAAGCGGAACGAGTCAACGAATTGTTCATGATCTCATTGAAGCCCGAACCGCAAAGCTGTTCAGAGATCAGATTCTGCAACTGGTAACCACGGTCGGTAGCTGTCTTGTAGCTCAGATTCGATTTTACATTTTCACTGAACTCTACATTATTATATCCGTAGATACGGAGAATATCTTCAATGACATCGACATCACGCTGTACGTCGATACGGTAAACCGGTACATGGATAGTCAGACCTTCTTCAGTCTCTGAAACGATTTCCATTTCCAGACTTTCCAGAATGCTCTTAACCGTTTCCACCGGAATATCCTTACCGATCAGGGCATTGATCTTATTATAAGTCAGTTCGACCGTATAAGGCAGCATCGGACTCGGATAGACATCCTGAATAGCACCGGTGATCTTACCGCCAGCTACTTCCTGGATCAACAAAGCGGCACGCTTCAAGACATAAATGGTATTGTTAGCATCCAGCCCACGTTCGAAACGGAAAGAGGCATCGGTATTCAAGCCGAAACGACGAGCTGTCTTACGGATCCATGTCGGATGGAAACAAGCTGATTCCAGGAACACATCCGTAGTCTGTTCCGTCACACCTGAATCGAGACCACCGAACACACCACCGATACACATCGCTTCTTCCGTGTTGCAGATCATCAGGTCGCGATCGGTCAACGTACGTTCAACACCGTCCAAAGTAACGAATTTCGTTCCTTCCGGCTGTGTCTTCACGATCACTTTGTTTCCTTTCACTTTACCTGCATCGAACGAGTGCAGAGGCTGCCCCATTTCGTGCAACACATAGTTGGTCACGTCCACTACATTATTAATAGGACGCAGACCGATTATAGTCAAACGGTTCTTCAACCATTCCGGACTTTCTTTTACCGTTACACCTTTGATCGTCACGCCGGAGTAACGCGGGCAGGCTTCCGTATTTTCAACGATCACTTCGATAGCCGGAGTTTCATCGTCGATCTTGAACGCGTCTACCGACGGGCGTTTCAAAGCTGCCGGCTTAGCGTTTTGTTTCAGATAAGCAGCCAGGTCGCGGGCTACACCGAAATGAGAGGTTCCGTCCACACGGTTCGGAGTGATATCCACTTCGAGTACGTAGTCGCTCTTTACATTATAATACTCCTTCGCCGGAGTTCCTACAACTGCGTCAGCCGGCAGTACGATAATACCCGCATGGTCTGTTCCGATACCGATCTCGTCTTCCGCACAGATCATACCGTTCGATTCAACACCACGAATCTTCGAGCGTTTGATCGTAAAGACTTCATCACCGTCATACAGTTTCGTACCGTTCACAGCAACGACCACTTTCTGGCCTGCTGCCACATTAGGTGCGCCACAAACGATCTGTAAAGGTTCTTCACCGCCTACATTTACAGTGGTAATATGCAGGTGATCAGAGTTCGGGTGTTCCACACAGGTAAGAACTTCACCGATAACCAATCCTTCCAGTCCACCTTTGATTGTTTGAACTTCTTCAACTCCGCCGGTTTCCAAACCGATAGAGGTTAGTGCTGCTGATACTTCTTCAGGCTGCAAGTCGAAATCAAGATACTCTTTCAGCCAGTTGTAAGATATATTCATTGTTCTAAAATTTATTCAATCAAGTTACTATGCGTCTGCGGTATTTCCCGCTTACGGCAATTTGACTGGCAAAAGTACAAATAATAGAACTATTATTCAAAACGTGCACTGACTTTATTCTCACATTGCCGGAAAAATCTTATAAATCAATGAATAATATCGGCAATTCATTTCGATATTCCTTGCCTAATACAAAAAATCACTCTACCTTAGATGCGCATTTTCAACCGATAAGATTAGCTTGAATACTAAGAAAGCGTTTTGAAAATCAAATCTAACATTCTAAAACACTAGTATTCTTTATTATAACGATATGTCTGGCAAATATTTATCGGTACAATTCATACTTTTCCCGTTGTTGGCTCTCCTGCTTTTCAACTCCTGTTCGCAGGCCGCAAAGAAAAAACATATATTGATCATTCAATCGTATGAATCCAGTTTTCCTGCCTATAAGGAAATGAAAAAGATCCTGGCATCCCGATTACAGAAAAAAGACATACAAGCAGAAGTCTATTCCTACTATCTGGACTGTGAACAGAATCTGGAGAAAAAGCAAAAAATAAATCTTTTCGGGAAGCTGAACGAACTGTGCCCCTGGAAGCCTGACATCATCCTGACTTTCGACGACCAGGCATTGAATATTTTACTAAGTTGCGGCCATCCGTGCATAGCCACGATTCCGGTTGTTTTCACCGGAGTGAATTATCCCAATGCTTCTTTTATTCAAAAATATCCCAATATTACCGGCTTCCACGACAAGCCGGATTATAAAACAAATATCAAACTGATTGAACAGCTGATCGGAAAATGTATCGTAGTCAGGGTTACCGACGGAGAGTACATCGATCAACTTATCTTAAAAGACATGAACGAGCAGATCAAAAACATCTGCAAAATGAACGACCTTTACTCGCCTGACAGGATACGCATCTCCGGAAAGAACGGCATTTCGCTGAACGGAGAAAAGAAAATAGAACCGGATACCATGTATGTCAGTACGATCAACGGAAAGTCCACGCGATCGCTGGTCAAAGGATTAGGCGAAAATTATTACAATAAAGCCTACCTTGCTACCAAAAGGGATTATCTGACTCTTTCATTGGGACGTTTCAGTTCGTTTCCGGGCTTTTCCGTCATTTATGAAATGATCGGAAGCAACAATGGAGTGGTTGGCGGTTTCGTTTCGCCACTCGAAGATTTGACAATTCTTGCAGCAAACCGTATTGCCAGCATACTGAAAGGAGCTTCTCCCAGTGATTTTTCACAGATCACAGAAACCAGCAAAGCCTATATCTTCGATTATAAAGTACTGGAGCAATGGGGTATCAGCAGAAGCAAATTACCCGCCGGTTCCCTGTTCGTAAACATGCCTTTTTATATACAGTATAAAATATATATCATATTCTTGCTTATTCTGGTCGGAATCTCATTCATCATCATTATCACTTATCAACGGATACTCTATAAGAGAGAGAATGCACGTAAAATAGAAATACAGGAGAACCTAAGGCAGGAAAAGGAATTTCTCTCATTCGCCCTGGAAAGCGGTAACATTTTTACTTTCCGTTACAAAAACGGTACATTCCTATTCGACAAAGAGTTTTATCATTATCTGGATATGCCGGAAGAGCCAATCAGCGCAGACCGTTTCCAACAGGCCATTCATCCAAGCGAACAGGCTGACTTTCTATTAAACCGCTATAAGCTGGATCATGGCTTCACTTCCCGTCAGATTACCAGAAGACGATACGACTTTAACAAAAAGGGATACCTTTGGTGGGAATTCCGTTATGCACAAAACACCAATCTAAACAGTCAGAGCGCAGACAATCAGGTCGAAGTAAACGGTCTATGCTTGAATATCCAGCATACAAAAGATACAGAACAGGAACTGATCGATGCCCGCAAAAAAGCAGAAGAATCGGATCAGATGAAATCTGTGTTCCTGGCTAATATGAGCCATGAAATACGTACGCCGCTGAATGCGATAGTCGGTTTCTCCCAGCTGATAGCTTCCGAAGAGATGCAGCTGGAAGACGAAGAAAAAAAAGAGTTTATCAGTCTGATCAACAAGAACAGCGATCAATTGCTTAAACTGATCAACGACATACTCGATTTGTCACGTATAGAATCCGGTCATATTTCATTCGCCTACGAAATATGTAATCTGAGCGAACTGATGGATGATGTCTATAATACGCACCGGCTACTGATGCCTGACGGAGTGGAGTTACGAAAGAAAGTACCTGAAAAACCAGCGATCATTAATACCGACCGCATCCGCTTAACCCAGGTTCTTACAAACTTCATCAATAATGCCACAAAATTTACGGAAGAAGGATATATCGAAATCAAGTATGAATACAGCGACGATAACCGGTTCATCCTGCTTTCTGTCAAAGATACGGGGAAAGGCATTCCCCAGGAAAAGATAAAGCAAGTATTCGAACGCTTTCAGAAACTGGATGAGTTTGCCAAAGGTACGGGTTTGGGACTTGCGATCAGCCAAAGTATCATCAGGACTTTCAAAGGGACGATCCAGCTGGAATCCGAAGAAGGGAAAGGCAGCAAATTTATAGTATCACTGCCTTATGAACCATCCTCACTCGGTCAGTAATTTATTCGCTTTGGCTTCTTCACGCCACTGAGGTACTACTGTTTTCAGGAATATCTCCTTGGCTTCATTTTCGGCTTTCATATCAAGGCCGATATATCTTTGGGCTTTCTCTTTCGTGGAGATATCCGGCATAGGAACATCGCCTGAATATCCCAGTTTGAAAAGAACTTTCATTATATCCATCTGTGCCTGCAGGGTTTTATCGATACCGTTTCCCATTATACGCAACACTTCCTGCGATGCATGAAAAGACGCTCCGTGAGATGCAACACAAAAGTCCCAACGCCATTGTGCCTGCCGGATTAATTTCAATATATTTTTCATTTGCTCTTCCGTTGCTCCCCGATCCCATGCAAACTTAGCCTCGATATGGGTTTTCGCTAATTCTGTTTCCAACCGTTCACGTATTTCAGCCACTCTGATCTGACGGGTATATACATCCTGCCGTAAAGTTTCTTCCGTCTCACGATGGCAGGTCTGACAGGTCCGGTCGATCATAGCCAGAGGACTTTGTATATGGTGATCGTTATAGCCTTCCTGATTTTCGCCCACATACGGCATGTGGCATTCTCCGCAAGAGACTCCCCGGCGGGCATGAATACCCATCTGTGCCAGTTCATAATCGGGATGCTGTGCTTTCAACAAAGGGGCTCTGCTCAATTTATGAATATAATCGGAGAAGTCCATCCGGTCATAATATTCCTCGATATCTTCTACCGAATATCCATTATCCCAAGGTATGACTACCCGTTTATCTTCCTTTGAAAAATAATATTCACAATGACACTGAGCACAGACCAGCGAACGCATTTCCTGTTCCGAGACATTATCGATGTTCATTCCTTTCCGCGTACAGGCTTCCGTCAGAAATAAACGAGGTATGTGCAACTCCATACTCTCCGGATCATGGCAATCTGCACAAGCGACCGGATTCACGATCTCACTGCCCCAGCCTGCCCATTTCCTTTTATAAAAAGCTTCCCGGCCTACTTGCTCGATCAGACGTGGAGCATCCGAGCTTTTACAAGCCCAACAAGCAGCCGGTTGAGGGCCATCCTCTTTTCCTTTTGGAGCACCGGTCCTTAAACTGAGATCCATATCTTCGATTGCATACATATGCCCTCTCGGTGTATTATAACTTTTAGAAAATGCATATCCGGCC
This is a stretch of genomic DNA from Parabacteroides chongii. It encodes these proteins:
- a CDS encoding HU family DNA-binding protein translates to MCAKYTFYKNPPNRETGETGSLYAKVVSGGKITTDQLAEEIAGRSTFTSGDVKGVIRALSEQLHYHLREGETVDIEGVGNFSVTLKTPKGITDPKQIRAESISFNNVVYRTSPDLKHKLKVMPLVRAVLPKRKEIAEKERLDNILSKLKKERLVSSTDCMLFNHCSRYQALKDLKKLNEQGKLTWLGRGKQKYYVLRENWLKGMRNEDLKEE
- the yaaA gene encoding peroxide stress protein YaaA; this translates as MLIILTSAKTMTGTSKIKAPAGTTPRFTQEATEIALNMAQFSADELKKILKLNPKLALENYNRFQEFHTEEVHPLQALLAYTGVVFKNINPKDFSEEDFLYANDHLRIASICYGLLRPLDLIKPYRMEYEVKLPELGEGNMYNYWRPRQTQLLIDEVKKNGNILMNLASQEIQGAYNWKEVEKAVRIITPEFKVWKDGKAQTIVIYTKMARGQMTRYMLKNRITDPEELKQFSWEGFTYDESLSEGDNWVFLQS
- a CDS encoding 6-bladed beta-propeller, yielding MKKTCLLLLLLVGIIYIHEGFRIISDDMPVKSTTKGSLSDIADEVIAIPLETKSDCRLKYATQIKRDRNELFLVSNGQLYHFDCSGKFVNRITSNQHFPVADYVINPLERQLIVMDNEENVYYYDYDGTLLERKSLAGINPLKAPTRLMYYDRHIWLTAQALSPSKEDADTQCMDQWLYKFDTTLNLQDARKLTAADLGRFYLGTCFSTELSVADGNVYAYSPSTQPDELLADTLYLISRNQLNIHNDYSSILPLCIAGRYLVSTYSNAADEEENYTFCYDRREEYAYNVTGGFEDNFYHTGRVPDLKALDVYNSSFCYCRSGEEVKNAFPDRTEEDNPVLFIVRMKA
- a CDS encoding YebC/PmpR family DNA-binding transcriptional regulator; translation: MGRAFEFRKARKFKRWGNMARVFTKLGKEITIAAKAGGPDPENNPHLRALMQNAKKENMPKDNVERAIKRAVEKDFTGYKEMNYEGYGPYGIAIFVETATDNTTRTVANVRSYFNKHGGSLGTSGSLEFLFDHKCVFHIAKKEGISLEDLELELIDYGVDEVDEDEEEVVIYGEFAQNSAIQKYLEENGFEITSSEFVRIPNDLKEVTAEQREALDKLIEKLEEDDDVQNVFHNMKEDLSEDEE
- the pheT gene encoding phenylalanine--tRNA ligase subunit beta, which translates into the protein MNISYNWLKEYLDFDLQPEEVSAALTSIGLETGGVEEVQTIKGGLEGLVIGEVLTCVEHPNSDHLHITTVNVGGEEPLQIVCGAPNVAAGQKVVVAVNGTKLYDGDEVFTIKRSKIRGVESNGMICAEDEIGIGTDHAGIIVLPADAVVGTPAKEYYNVKSDYVLEVDITPNRVDGTSHFGVARDLAAYLKQNAKPAALKRPSVDAFKIDDETPAIEVIVENTEACPRYSGVTIKGVTVKESPEWLKNRLTIIGLRPINNVVDVTNYVLHEMGQPLHSFDAGKVKGNKVIVKTQPEGTKFVTLDGVERTLTDRDLMICNTEEAMCIGGVFGGLDSGVTEQTTDVFLESACFHPTWIRKTARRFGLNTDASFRFERGLDANNTIYVLKRAALLIQEVAGGKITGAIQDVYPSPMLPYTVELTYNKINALIGKDIPVETVKSILESLEMEIVSETEEGLTIHVPVYRIDVQRDVDVIEDILRIYGYNNVEFSENVKSNLSYKTATDRGYQLQNLISEQLCGSGFNEIMNNSLTRSAYYDELTTYPVSHCVMLMNPLSADLNGMRQTLLFGGLESIEHNAKRKNGNIRFFEFGNCYDYNVEKKREDATLAEFSEDYRLGLWVCGNRVENSWAHADEKSSVYELKAYVENILARLGVDRKKVIFGNLSNDIYSSGISITTGSGRELGTFGIVSRKICKAMDIDFDVYFAELSWTLLMKETKKSKVTFSEISKFPAVKRDLALLLDKSVQFAEIEKIARDSERKLLKDISLFDVYEGKNLPAGKKSYAVSFFLQDETKTLNDKQIDAIMQKIRKNLEDKLGASLR
- a CDS encoding ATP-binding protein; the protein is MSGKYLSVQFILFPLLALLLFNSCSQAAKKKHILIIQSYESSFPAYKEMKKILASRLQKKDIQAEVYSYYLDCEQNLEKKQKINLFGKLNELCPWKPDIILTFDDQALNILLSCGHPCIATIPVVFTGVNYPNASFIQKYPNITGFHDKPDYKTNIKLIEQLIGKCIVVRVTDGEYIDQLILKDMNEQIKNICKMNDLYSPDRIRISGKNGISLNGEKKIEPDTMYVSTINGKSTRSLVKGLGENYYNKAYLATKRDYLTLSLGRFSSFPGFSVIYEMIGSNNGVVGGFVSPLEDLTILAANRIASILKGASPSDFSQITETSKAYIFDYKVLEQWGISRSKLPAGSLFVNMPFYIQYKIYIIFLLILVGISFIIIITYQRILYKRENARKIEIQENLRQEKEFLSFALESGNIFTFRYKNGTFLFDKEFYHYLDMPEEPISADRFQQAIHPSEQADFLLNRYKLDHGFTSRQITRRRYDFNKKGYLWWEFRYAQNTNLNSQSADNQVEVNGLCLNIQHTKDTEQELIDARKKAEESDQMKSVFLANMSHEIRTPLNAIVGFSQLIASEEMQLEDEEKKEFISLINKNSDQLLKLINDILDLSRIESGHISFAYEICNLSELMDDVYNTHRLLMPDGVELRKKVPEKPAIINTDRIRLTQVLTNFINNATKFTEEGYIEIKYEYSDDNRFILLSVKDTGKGIPQEKIKQVFERFQKLDEFAKGTGLGLAISQSIIRTFKGTIQLESEEGKGSKFIVSLPYEPSSLGQ
- the nrfA gene encoding ammonia-forming cytochrome c nitrite reductase — protein: MNKKLNIKYHYLLLGGIILGSLVASVVYCFTGEDNITFIDDVNTGNQGINENLSTDKLELRNSNEYRSWKNTTDTSFTSLFNGNQAVDLLAERPNLVILWAGYAFSKSYNTPRGHMYAIEDMDLSLRTGAPKGKEDGPQPAACWACKSSDAPRLIEQVGREAFYKRKWAGWGSEIVNPVACADCHDPESMELHIPRLFLTEACTRKGMNIDNVSEQEMRSLVCAQCHCEYYFSKEDKRVVIPWDNGYSVEDIEEYYDRMDFSDYIHKLSRAPLLKAQHPDYELAQMGIHARRGVSCGECHMPYVGENQEGYNDHHIQSPLAMIDRTCQTCHRETEETLRQDVYTRQIRVAEIRERLETELAKTHIEAKFAWDRGATEEQMKNILKLIRQAQWRWDFCVASHGASFHASQEVLRIMGNGIDKTLQAQMDIMKVLFKLGYSGDVPMPDISTKEKAQRYIGLDMKAENEAKEIFLKTVVPQWREEAKANKLLTE